The genomic stretch ACCATATTGATCATATAGAACAATATTAGGCATTTTTACATCTTCTTTTTTGTTTGATTTTGCAGCAAAAGCTGAAAATGACATAACTATAAAAACCAGTACTAAAAGTAATTTACTTTTAAATCTCATAACTTCCTCCTAATTTATTTTACTATTCTTTAGATATTTTTTGTAATTCTTCTATAACAATTTCTTTTGCTTCTTCCTTATACTTTTTAGGTACAAATACAAAGAAAGCCATAGTATGAAATTTTCCAAACTCTTTTTGTGGTAATAAATCAGATAATTTTCTTTCTTCTCCATTTAACAAAAGAGAAATTGGAGCTTCTTTATTAGAGTTATAGAATTTATTATATTTAGTTATTATAAATACTTCTCCTTCTTTTAAATTTAATTTTTTTAAGAGAGTACTTGTTATATCCTCAATATTTTTTTCATTCCTCAAAATATCTTCTAGCTCATCATATGATTTTATTATCCTTTTGTCAACCAGATTTTTTTCAAAATCTTTATACTCATATATAGTTTTCCAAAGAGGTTTCAAAAAATCTCTTTCAAATATTTGTTTGATAGTTATTGTATTGAAATCATCCGTTTTTCTTTCTAAAGATAAAACATAAATTTTTCTTAAATGTGAATATATATCATCATCTGTTATTAAGTAATCTGTTATTGCCTTTGGAGAAAAATATTCTTCTCTATTCATTTCTTCAAGTGCTTGCCCTCTATGCTCATCATATAAAGTCATACATCTTTTTAAAATTCTACCTATTATATAATCTGTATAAATAGAAATATGGTGATGATAAACCCAAAGATACAATATATCTCTTGAATCTACAACTGTTTGTACAGCTGGTATAGCCTTTGCTACATATTTTAACTCTTTATTTTCAGTGATTGTAAGACAGGCAAGCAATCTTTTTATATCCATTTTTGGTGCTATTTCTCCTGTCATATGATTATCCCTTGTCAAATAATCTAATTTGTCAACATCTATTGAGTCTGAACTAATTATTCTAACACAAATATTTTTATCCCAATTTTCAGAATCAGGATAAGTATTTCCTATAATACATCTACAAATAAAAGCTACATCTATATTTTCATCAATTTCTTCTTTTAATATCTTATAGAATTTTCTTAAAATGCAATAACAAGATAAAAGCTCATGCTCTTTCCCCATTAATTTGGCATTGTTATAGAAAGTTTTATCTATATCAACTAAATGAGAATATTCATTTTTTATACAAGCAATAATTTCATTCTTATCTAAGAACTTTTCGCCTAAATGAGAAAATGGTGGATGTCCAACATCATGTAAAAGAGCAGCTAATTTTACATGTAATCTTAAATAAGAAATTCTATCTTCAGATAAACCATATTTTCTAAAATCTTTCTCTAAAACTTCAAAAAAGCTAGATGCTAAATGCATAACTCCTATTGAATGCTCATACCTTGTATGGTTTGTTGAAGGAAAGATATATGAACTAGATAACTGTTTTATTCTTTTTAATCTTTGAAATGAAGCCGTATCTATTAACTTTTGTACTGACTCATCTATTTCTATATAGCTATATACCAAGTCTTTAACAACTTTTACTCCCATAATAACTCCTATTTTTTATCCTATTTCAATTCTTTTTCATACTTTTTTAATGAATCAAGTGCTGGTTTAGCAATAGGAATTATAACTAAAATCTTTATAACTGTCATTATACCCAATCCAAAATCTGCTAGTGACCAAATAAACATATCTTGTTTTATTCCACCAATATATATCATCAAAATTAAAATAACTTGATAAATTGTATTTAAATTTTTACTTTCATGTATAAAGTTCACTGCACTTCTTCCATAGAATGCAACTGCAAGTATTGTACTTACGCAGAAAAAGAACATCAAAATTACAACAAATAATGGACCAATGCCATTTAAATGATAACTCATAGCTGCTTGGAAAAGCCCCATTCCAGATAGTCCTGATATTGTACTTTCAGGAGCAAGTAAAACTATAAAAGCTGTTGCACTACATATAACTAAGGTATCTATAAATACTCCAAAGGCTTGTACCATTCCTTGTTTTGCAGGTATATCTATATGAACTGCTGCAGCTGCATAGTTAGAATTTCCACTTCCTGCTTCATTTGAGAAAAGCCCTCTTCTAACACCATTCATTACAACTGCTCCAAATGTTCCTCCAAAAACTTCTTTTGCACCAAAAGCCTGTGAAAAGATAGTTCCCACCATAGCAGGTATATTAGTTAAATTTGTAACCAATATATATATCACTGCCACCACATAAATAATAGCCATAAATGGAACTATTTTATTTAATGATTCTACAATAGAATCTTTTATTGATTTACTAAAAAAGATTACATAAGCAACCATAAAAGCTACAACTATTGATGAAATATTTTGTAAATTTAAAAATTTATTACCTGCTCCCCAAGTATAAACACTTGTTATTGAGCTTGTTATTGAGTTAGACATTACTTGAGTTACTCCAAAATAACATACCACTGAAGCTAGTGCATAGACAATTCCTAACCATCTCATATTTAATCTTTTTTCAATAATAAATGGTGTTCCTCCTGTAAAAGAACCATCTTTTTCTTTTTTTCTATATATTACTGCAAGGCTTGATTCAATAAAAGCAGTTGCTGAACCTAGCATTGCAACAAGCCACATCCAAAATATTGCCCCTGGTCCTCCAACTGAAATTGCTGCAACCACTCCTGCGATATTACCTGCTCCAACTCTACAAGCTGTTCCTAGAAAAAATGTCTCTAATGAACTAATTCCATGTTTACCTTTTTCATTTTTAAACAATACTTTTACTATTTTATGGAATAATCTAAATTGCATGAATTTAGTTTTAAATGAAAAATATATAGCTGCTCCTATCAACATAAAAACTAAAATATTTTTTCCCCATAAGAAACCATTGACACTATCAACGATTTTATAAATACTTTCCATCTTTTTGGTGCCCCCTATTTTTAAATTAAATTAGTTGACATTATAACATATTTTACAAAAATCTCAAAGGTTTTAGTCTAAAATTTTATATCAATATGTATAAAAATATAATATAACTATGGAGATTAATTTAAGATTTTATATATTTCTTGCATATCTAAATTTTCTCTTAATAATTTTGCTAATTTATCATATTCTCTTTCTTTAAATTCATTAAAAGACAATATTTCTTTTTGTTCAGGCATAGATTTTTTTCTTCTAATCATATTTAACAAATCATTAGTAAATTTTGAATTATCAAATATTCCATGAATATAGGTAGCAAAGACATTATCTTTACAGATTACAGGACTTAAAATATTTGTTACCCCTTGATGAATCTCATAACCTTTTATTTCATAATCATTAAAATCTTTTAAAATTCCTTCTTTAACTTCTATTTTTTTTGTAACTTGTTCAGTCTTTTTAATCTCATCAAAAGTAGTTTCATATTCAAAAAAATTAAAGCCCTCTGTCTCTAAAATATCACTTTCTAAATGTTTTGGGTCATATATTTTCTTTCCCAACATCTGTAAGCCCCCACAGATTCCAATAATAATTTTACCTTTTTCTTTTAATTCTTTTACCTTATCAAAAATACATCTTTCTTTTAAGTCTTCTAAATCTGTTATAGTATTCTTACTTCCAGGGAAAATAATTATATCTTCATCCCCTAAATCCTTAACATCATAAATATATCTAACTCTTACATCATCATATTGTTTAAAAGCATGAAAATCTGTGAAATTTGACATCTTTTTAGTTTTAATAACAGAGATATTTATATATTTTTTATCATTTAAATAAACTCTTTTATCCTCATCTGACAAACTATCCTCTTCTTCTATCTTCAAATCAGCATAAGGTAAAACTCCTAAAAATTTTATATCCAGGCCCTCATCTTTAAATCTTTTATCTAAGATATCAATAGCTGGCTTTAATAAATCACTATCACCTCTAAATTTATTAATAATATAACCTTTTATTCTCTTTCTATCATTTTCATCTAATAACATTACTGTTCCATAGATTGAAGCAAATACTCCACCTATATCTATATTTCCAACCAATATAACTGGACTATTGACAAGTTCTGCCATGCCCATATTTACTAAATCATATTCTCTTAAATTTATCTCTGCTGGACTTCCACCACCCTCTAAAACTGCTATATCAAAATTATTTTCTATATTATTTTTATAAGTTTCCAAGGCTATTTTTTTTAATTCCTTTGAGTGTGAAAAGTAATTTTTGGCATCAGCTGTGTAGGCAACCTTTCCATTTATTATTACTTGTGAATTATTGTCAGAATTAGGTTTTAATAAAATTGGATTCATAAAAGCTCTTGGTACTTCATAGCCTGCCTCTGCTTGAATAACTGTCCCTCTACTTAATTCCAAGCCCTCAATATCCACAAAAGAATTAAGTGCCATATTTTGAGATTTAAAAGGTGAAACTCTATATCCATCTTGTGCAAACACTCTGCATAGACCTGCAACTATTAAAGTTTTTCCAACAGATGAACCTGTTCCCTGTATCATTATATTTTTATGCTTTTTCATTTTTCCTCCAAAGCTAATTTTTTATTTTTATTATAACATTTCTTTAATTAATTATTTTATTTTTCAAAAAAAAAGAATTACTTTCAAATTTTTGATTGTAATTCTTTGCATTATTTTGTATAAATAATTCAAATTATTGGATTATTCCAATTTCTTTTAACAAATACAATATATAAGTAATTGCCACAATATTAGCTAAAATAACTCCAAAAACAAAAGCAGATACTTTACCTTTTCCTTCTGAAGAAGATGATAGTATTTTTCCTCCAACATATACCAATATACAAAATACTAAAATAGCTATTGAATAAAACATTAATCCCTTAAAAATTTCTACTTTTACATTTTCATCAAAAGAAAAATATATACTTCTTAAAAATTCCATTAAAATCTCTTCCTTTACTTTTAATAATTTATTTTGATATTCTATCATTTTTAAAGAAAAAAATATACATCTTTTTATTTTTACAAATTGCTAGAACTATCTTGACAATTAATGAGTTCTTACATAAAATATGATATAATTTAAATATAGAAAGGGTGTTTTATCAATGACAGTTAATGATGTACTTGCAGCTTTGGGAGTTGTATTAAATGGTATTCCACAAGCTCTTTTAGCTGCTACTTATGGTTTTGCTTCAATACCAACTGCTTTTGGTTTTATTGTTGGTGCTGTGGCTTGTTTATTATATGGTTCTGCCATTCCTATTTCATTCCAAGCCGAAACAATAGCTCTTGCAGGAATGTTAGGAAAAGATATTAGAGAAAGACTTTCAATAATACTATTCTCTGGTATAACAATGGTTATATTAGGACTTACAGGAGCTTTATCTACAATAGTTAATTTCGCTGGCTCTACTATTATCAATGCAATGATGGCTGGGGTTGGAATAATGCTAACAAGAATAGCTTTATCTGGTTTAAAAGAAAGTAAAATTGTTACAGCTAGCTCTATTGTATCAGCTTTTATAACTTATTTCTTTTTTGGACAAAATTTA from Fusobacterium hwasookii encodes the following:
- a CDS encoding alanine/glycine:cation symporter family protein yields the protein MESIYKIVDSVNGFLWGKNILVFMLIGAAIYFSFKTKFMQFRLFHKIVKVLFKNEKGKHGISSLETFFLGTACRVGAGNIAGVVAAISVGGPGAIFWMWLVAMLGSATAFIESSLAVIYRKKEKDGSFTGGTPFIIEKRLNMRWLGIVYALASVVCYFGVTQVMSNSITSSITSVYTWGAGNKFLNLQNISSIVVAFMVAYVIFFSKSIKDSIVESLNKIVPFMAIIYVVAVIYILVTNLTNIPAMVGTIFSQAFGAKEVFGGTFGAVVMNGVRRGLFSNEAGSGNSNYAAAAVHIDIPAKQGMVQAFGVFIDTLVICSATAFIVLLAPESTISGLSGMGLFQAAMSYHLNGIGPLFVVILMFFFCVSTILAVAFYGRSAVNFIHESKNLNTIYQVILILMIYIGGIKQDMFIWSLADFGLGIMTVIKILVIIPIAKPALDSLKKYEKELK
- a CDS encoding HD domain-containing protein gives rise to the protein MGVKVVKDLVYSYIEIDESVQKLIDTASFQRLKRIKQLSSSYIFPSTNHTRYEHSIGVMHLASSFFEVLEKDFRKYGLSEDRISYLRLHVKLAALLHDVGHPPFSHLGEKFLDKNEIIACIKNEYSHLVDIDKTFYNNAKLMGKEHELLSCYCILRKFYKILKEEIDENIDVAFICRCIIGNTYPDSENWDKNICVRIISSDSIDVDKLDYLTRDNHMTGEIAPKMDIKRLLACLTITENKELKYVAKAIPAVQTVVDSRDILYLWVYHHHISIYTDYIIGRILKRCMTLYDEHRGQALEEMNREEYFSPKAITDYLITDDDIYSHLRKIYVLSLERKTDDFNTITIKQIFERDFLKPLWKTIYEYKDFEKNLVDKRIIKSYDELEDILRNEKNIEDITSTLLKKLNLKEGEVFIITKYNKFYNSNKEAPISLLLNGEERKLSDLLPQKEFGKFHTMAFFVFVPKKYKEEAKEIVIEELQKISKE
- a CDS encoding cobyric acid synthase, with product MKKHKNIMIQGTGSSVGKTLIVAGLCRVFAQDGYRVSPFKSQNMALNSFVDIEGLELSRGTVIQAEAGYEVPRAFMNPILLKPNSDNNSQVIINGKVAYTADAKNYFSHSKELKKIALETYKNNIENNFDIAVLEGGGSPAEINLREYDLVNMGMAELVNSPVILVGNIDIGGVFASIYGTVMLLDENDRKRIKGYIINKFRGDSDLLKPAIDILDKRFKDEGLDIKFLGVLPYADLKIEEEDSLSDEDKRVYLNDKKYINISVIKTKKMSNFTDFHAFKQYDDVRVRYIYDVKDLGDEDIIIFPGSKNTITDLEDLKERCIFDKVKELKEKGKIIIGICGGLQMLGKKIYDPKHLESDILETEGFNFFEYETTFDEIKKTEQVTKKIEVKEGILKDFNDYEIKGYEIHQGVTNILSPVICKDNVFATYIHGIFDNSKFTNDLLNMIRRKKSMPEQKEILSFNEFKEREYDKLAKLLRENLDMQEIYKILN